The segment GCCGCTCGCACGTCATCCGACTGCAGAAATGCAACGATCGCCAGAGCACTAGTAACGCGTGACGAATCCTGCATGGCAGAAAGCTGCTTCGCCATCACCTTGAGCTGGTGGTAATAGACGCCAAGAGTGGCGAACACCCCGACCGCAACGACCAATTGGAGCGCCAAGGTGGTCTTCTCGTAGAGTGTCATCACGCCTCCGCTGTACGGACATAACTTGATATAGGCAGCAAACCTGTCTTATGAACAATGTTCAAGTCGTCCTCCCGTGATCTGTTTTAAGTGCCTGATTTATATCAGTCTTTCCCCCAAACGCAATGCAGGCTTGCCCATGAATAGAACCGACAAACCCGGCAAACCTGTCTTATGAACACCGCCATGCCGCTTGTCCAGAAACCATTTCAGCTCAAGGACTTGTTCCAACTTCCTCGAAAACCATGGTCAATAACAGAACCCACAAAGTCGCCACCGAGCACGCTTGGTCGCACGAGTCGTCAAGGTCCGCTCCTGGCCGCCAGCAGCCATCGAAGACAATAACAGCAACACTTCATCTGGCCGTCCTGTGATCCGGTCCAGGCCCCCTACTCGACACCCAAACTCCATGTCCACCTTCCCCCCCTGCCCCCAGTGCCATTCCGAGTACACCTACGAAGACGGCGACAACTACGTCTGCCCTGAATGCGCCCATGAGTGGCCCAAGGTGGCCGCCGTCGCGGCGCCGGAGCAACGCGTGTGGAAGGATGCGCATGGCAACCCGCTGCAGGACGGCGACACGGTGACGCTGATCAAGGACCTCAAGCTCAAGGGCTCCTCCACGGTGGTGAAGGTAGGCACCAGGGTGAAGAACATCAGGCTGGTGGACGGTGACCACGACATCGACTGCAGGATCGACGGCATCGGCGCCCTGCAGCTCAAGAGCGAATTCGTCAAGAAAGCCTGAGCCCGCCCCCCGGCTCCCACAGGGTCCGCAAGCAAGCCGCGCGACCGTGTTTTCTGCACACCGGGGCGGCGCCAGGCACTGGCCGCGACGGCCCTGCCTCGTTATGATGGAATGAGCACCCCCTCGGGGCCCGACGCCACCCATCCGACCAGGGAAACACCCGCCCATGACGCTGGACCTCATCTACAGCACCGCGCTGCTGCTCGCCCTGTCGGCGCTGTACGAGTTCAACATCCGCGCCTGGGGCCAGCGCCTGTTCGCGGCCCAGGTCTGCGCCGGCCTGATCTTCGGCGCCATCTGCATCTTCGGCATGCTGCACCCGGCCAATCTGGCGCCCGGGGTCATCTTCGACGCGCGCTCGGTCATCCTGGGCGTGGCCGGCATCTTCGGCGGCCCGGTGGTTGCCGTCATCGCCGGCCTGATGGCCGGCGCCTACCGCCTGTGGCTGGGCGGCGCCGGCGCCCTGGTGGGCGCGGCCGTGGTCACCACCTCGGTGCTCTTCGGCCTGGGCATGCGTGTCGCCCTGCGCCGCGGCTGGGCCCAGCCCAGGCTGCTCGATTTCCTGATGTTCGGCGCAATGCTGCACATCGCCGCCCTGGGCTGGTTCCTGCTGCTGCCCATGCAGCACCTGCAAAAGCTGCTGGAAACGCTGGCCTTTCCCTACCTCTTCGTGCTGACCCCCAGCACGGCCCTGCTGGCCCTGCTGCTGAACGACCTGCAGGAGCAGCGGCATGCCAAGCAGGCCCTGGCACGCAGCGAAGCCATGCGCCGCGCCATCACCCGTGCCTCGCCCGACCTGCTGTTCGTGCTGGACGAAGACGGCCGTTACCTGGAGGTGGTCTCGCCCGAGGAGCACCTGCTCTACAGACCGCTGACCGAAACCCTGGGCAAGCGCATGGACGAGACCCTGCCCCCGGCCGAGGCCCGGCGTTTCCAGGATTTCCTGCTGCAGACGCTGAAGGCCGGCACGCCACAGAAGATCGAGTACGAGCTGGACACCCTGGGCGGACGCCATGTGTTCGAGGGGCGATCCCAGGCGCTGGACATCCGGGTGGATGGCAAACGCGCCGTCGTTTTCGTGGCCCGCGACATCACCGAGCGCGTGAAGGCCGAACAGGACCGGCGCGTGGCGGCGGTGGCCTTCGAGTCACGCCAGGCCATGCTGGTGAGCGATGCGGGCACCGTGATCCTGCGGGTGAACCAGGCCTTCGTGGACCTGATGGGCTACAGCCGGGAGGAAATGATCGGCCGCAAGACCAGCACCCTGCGCTCGGGCCGGCACGACGCGGCCTTCTACGAAGCCATGTGGGAGAGCGTGCGCAAGACGGGCAAGTGGGAAGGCGAGATCTGGGACCAGCGCAAGGGCGGCGACCTCGTGCCCCTGTGGACCACGATCACCGCGGTGCGCGATGCCCACGGCGCCGTGACGCACTATGTGGCGACCATGAACGACATCTCCGAGCGCAAGCTGCAGGAGGAAGAGATCCGCAGCATTGCCTTCTACGACCCGCTCACCGCCCTGCCCAACCGCCGCCTGCTGCTCGAACGCCTGCAGCGCGCCCTGACGCTGGCACGGCGCAACGGCCAGCACGGCGCCCTGCTCTTCGTGGACGTGGACAACTTCAAGCAGATCAACGACGAGCACGGCCACCATGCGGGCGACCTGCTGCTGCAGGAGATCGGCAGCCGGCTGGGCCGGGTGGTGCGCGAGTCCGACACCGTGGCCCGCATCGGTGGCGACGAGTTCGTGCTCGTGCTGGAACACCTCAACGAAGACCCCGCGCTGGCCCGCACCGAAGCCCGCCAGATCGCCGCCAAGGCCCTGCTGACCATGGCCAGGCCCTATGACCTCGAAGGCCTGGTCTACCACGCCAGCGGCAGCATCGGCATTGCCATGTTCAACCAGGCCGAAGTCGACCTGGACCTGCTCATGCGCCAGGCCGACGAGGCCATGTACCAGGCCAAGCACGCGGGCAAGAACACCGTGCACATGCACGGGGGCTGAGTGCAAGGGCGCTCAGGCGCCGACTTCCTGCGCCGTGAGCGTGTAGTCCGTGCGGTAGAGCGCGCAGCTGATGCCCCGGGCGCCCCGGGCCTCCAGCTGCGCCTGGCCCAGTTCGGTGTCCGCCAGTGACGCCAGGCTCTCCTGGTCGTAGCCCGTGACAAGCAGGGCCCAGTCCACACCGGCGTCGGCCCCGCGTATGCGTTGCTCGCTGGTCATCTGCGCCGCGAGCGCGCCTTCCAGCAGGTGCACGCTGCCCAGGCCCGGACGTGCGGGCAGCTGCGGCAGCAGGTCCCGCAGCAGCCAGTCACGCAAGGCTTTTTTCTGGTCGGCCGCGGGGGCGAAACGCAGCAGCAGGCCAACGTGTCCCATGCCCAGGCCGTGCGAGCCGATGACCGAGCACAGGCCCCGGGTCATGCCGCGGTAGTGCGGCATCATCTTCGCGGTCCAGGGGCTGGGGTGGTTCAGGCGCTGCAGATAAGCATCGGAAGACAACGTTGCAAGTTGCGCCACCTCATACAGCACGCAGTACCGGGGCTGCCCCTGCAGCGCCACCCAGCGTGTGCCCCGCAGGAAGCCCGGAATGGACAGGCGCTCGGGCAGATGCTCGTGCGTATGCCAGTCGTCGTGCTCGGAAATCGCTTCCGGGGCGATGTCGAAGGACAGCAGCATGGCGGCTTGGCCGAGCAGGGGCATACGCGTGACTCCGTGAAAAGGAAAACTCACTTCACGATGGATCAGGCATCGTTGCCCGGGGCCTGCGATTCGTATTCAATGCCCCCGATGTAAGGGACCATGTAGTTGTAGATGGCACACCCGATGGCGACCATCACGTAACCAAACACCAGATAAAAGACCGGGAACAGCACAAACATGAACATCGGCGGCCCCATGCCTTCCGGCGTCATCATGCCCGCAAACAGCATGAAGGGCAGCACGAACACCAGCGAACCGAGTGCCATGAGCACGGCAAAGACCTTGGCGTTCTGGTGCGGGGAAAACCTGGCGATTTGTTGTTTCATGGGGTGGCGCCTCCCTGCGCCTGTTTGATATCCACCGTGGACCGGTTGGGCTCGCTGCGCGACTGGAACGGAAATCGCCAGACTGCGCCTGCCGTGCGGATTCTAGGGAGGTCTGGCACCCGCGCCTATCCCCCAAAAGGGTCAGTCCAGGCTGGAGGGAAACCGGTCACTGCATGGAGTGCAGGCCGATCCGGTTGCCCTCGGTGTCGACCAGCAGGGCCATGAAACCATAGGGGCCGAGGGAGGTTTTCCCCTGCTCTAGCCGGCCGCCGTTCGGCACGGCCCGGGCCGCCTCGACGGCGCAGTCCGTGCAGCTGAAATACACCAGGGTGCTGTTGCCGCCGGCCGCGACCCCCGGCATCTTCGCCAGGGTGCCGGAGGCGCCATAGGCGTTCTGCTCCATGGGGAAGGCCCACATCTCGATGACCGAGCCAGGGTCGGGGCTCTCCAGGCGTGTCAGCGTCACGCCCAGCACGCCTTCGTAAAAAGCCTTGGCGCGTTGCATGTCATTCACGTAGATCTCGAACCAGCCGATGGGGTTACTCATGTTGGACTCCTTTGCGCTTGAGAAAAAGGGTTGTGGCCTGGATGCCGCTCAATGCAGGGATGCGCTGCCGCCACCCAGGGCCAGAGCGCGCTCCAGCAAGAGGGCGCGTTCGCGCTGGTTGTGGGTGAGCGTGGCCGCGTGTTCGAATTCGGCCTTCGCCTCGGCGGTGCGGCCCAGGCGGGCCAGCAGGTCGCCGCGCACGCTGGGCAGCCACTGATAACTCTGCAAGGCCTTGTCGGTGCGCAGGGTGTCGATGATGGCCAGGCCCGCCTCGGGGCCGTGCGCCATGGCCACGGCCACGGCACGGTTGAGTTCCACCACGGGCGAAGGCGCGGCCTGGGCCAGCGCGTCGTAGAGCGCGGCGATGCGTGGCCAGTCGGTGTCGGCCGCCAACGCGGCGCGCGCATGGCAGGCGGCGATGGCGCCCTGCAGGGCATAGGGCCCCAGGGCCAGGCCCTGCTGCGCGCTTAGCGCCTCGGCCCGCGCCAGCGCGGCCAGGCCGCGACTGATCAGCAGGTGGTCCCACTGCGTGCGGTCCTGGTCCAGCAAGAGCACGGGGCGGCCTTCCGTGTCCGTGCGTGCTTTCACGCGCGAGGCCTGCAGCTCCATCAGGGCCAGCAGGCCCTGCACCTCGGGCTCCTGCGGCGCCAGTTCACCCAGCATGCGGCCCAGGCGCAGGGCTTCGTCCACCAAAGTTGGGCGCATCCAGTCCTCGCCGGCGGTGGCGGTGTAGCCTTCGTTGAACACCAGGTAGACCACCTCCAGCACCGAGGCCAGGCGTTCGCCCAGCGCATCACCCCGCGGCAGCTCGTAAGGCACCCTCGCTTCCTGCAGGATGCGCTTGGCACGCACAATGCGCTGCGCCAGCGTGGCCTCGCTGACCAGGAAGGCGCGCGCGATCTCGTGCGTGGAGAGGCCCGCGATGAGCTTGAGGGTGAGCGCGGCGCGCATCTCGGGCTTGAGAACCGGGTGGCAGGCGGTGAAGATCAGGCGCAACAGGTCGTCGCCGATCTCGTCCTGGCGCGCGGCGTCGAGCGCGTCGACGAAGTCGGGCACCACCAGCGCCTCGCGCGCCTCCAGGTCCAGGCCGATCTGCTCCAGGGCGCTGTCCTGCACCTTGTGGCGGCGCAGCAGGTCGAGCGCGCGGTGTTTGGCGGTGGTCATGAGCCAGGCGCCGGGGTTGTCCGGCACGCCGTCACGGGGCCAGTGCTCCAGCGCCGCCACCAGCGCGTCCTGCGCGGCCTCTTCGGCCTGGCCGATGTCGCGCAACATACGCGCCACGACCGCCACGATGCGCGCGGACTCGATGCGCCAGACGGCGGCGATGGCATCGTGGGTGGCGGAATGCATGCCGTGAAATCTACGCCGTTGCCGCGGGGAAGGCGCTCATGTCCATATAGGCCAATTCCCAGATGTGGCCGTCCGGGTCCTCGAAGCCGTGCTGGTACATGAAACCGTGGTCCACCGCCGTGCGCGGCACGGTGCCGCCAGCCGCCCAGGCCTTTTTCACCTGCACGTCCACCTCTTCGCGGCTCCGGCACGAGAGGCAGATCAGTACCTCGGTGCTCTTGCGCGCGTCGGCCAGGGGCTTGTTCGTGAAGGTCTGGCAGAAGGGTTCGGTCAGCAGCATGACGTAGATATCCTCGCTGATGACCATGCAGGCGCCCTGCTCGTTGGTGAACTGCGGGTTGAAGCTGTAGCCCAGAGCGGCGAAAAAGGCCTTGGAGCGCTCCAGGTCGCGCACGGGCAGGTTGACGTAGATCTGCTGGTTCATGGTGTGTCCTCGCTCTGTTGGGGTTCAGCCGCGTTCGGCCAGGGTCTTGAGGCTGGCCAGGCCGGCCTCGAAATCGCGGCCGATCATGGCGTCCATATTGATGAAGATGCCCATGAGCTTGGCAATGAAGGGGCTGGCCCCCTGCATGGCCCAGGTGACCTCGGTTGCGGCGCCGCGCGGCTGCAGCGTGAAGGTGATGTTGTTGCTGACCTGCATGGGCGCGCTCATGTCCAGCCGCATGCCGACCTGGCCGGGCGCGCTGCTCGTGATCTCCAGGCTGCCCTCGCCCACGTCCTTGTTGCCCTTGAAGGCGTAACGCGCGCCGGGGCCGGCGGCCGGGCCGCTATAGCTACCCTGCATGGCGGGATCCTTCTTGTCGTAGGGGTTCCAGGTGTTGAACGAGCGCATGTCGTTGATCAGTGCGTGCAGCTTGTCGGGCGGCGCCTGGATCAGCAGGCTGCGCTGCAGGGTGAAGGTGTCGGGCCGGGTGGCGGCAAAAACGAGCAGGCCGGCGATGGCCAGCACGAGGACAAAAAAGGTGGTCTTGAGCATGGTGGCCCTCCTTCAGCGGCCGACGGCCGCAAAGTCTTCCATCTCGTACAGGCGGCGCACCTCGATCTCGGCGGCCATGCCCTCGCCCACGGGGTTGGGGAAACGGCGGGTCCACTCCAGCGCCTCCTCGCGCGAGCGCACCTGGATCAGGGTGTAGCCGGCGATCAGCTCCTTGCTCTCGGCGAAGGGGCCGTCGATGACCTGGCGCTTGCCGCCCTCGTAGCGGATGCGCCAGCCCTGGGAGGTGGGTGCCAGGCCCGTGGCGTCGAGCAGCACGCCGGCGCGGGCCAGCTCTTCGTGGAAGGTCTCCATCACGGCCATGAGCTCGGCCATATTGGGGGGAAACACGCCGGTCTCGGACGCCGGCGTGGCTTTGACGATGATCATGTATCGCATGTCTGCGCTCCTTCATGTGAACTGCCACCGGAAAATTCCGGCTGACAACAACACGA is part of the Rhodoferax sp. BAB1 genome and harbors:
- a CDS encoding zinc ribbon domain-containing protein YjdM, giving the protein MSTFPPCPQCHSEYTYEDGDNYVCPECAHEWPKVAAVAAPEQRVWKDAHGNPLQDGDTVTLIKDLKLKGSSTVVKVGTRVKNIRLVDGDHDIDCRIDGIGALQLKSEFVKKA
- a CDS encoding diguanylate cyclase domain-containing protein; its protein translation is MTLDLIYSTALLLALSALYEFNIRAWGQRLFAAQVCAGLIFGAICIFGMLHPANLAPGVIFDARSVILGVAGIFGGPVVAVIAGLMAGAYRLWLGGAGALVGAAVVTTSVLFGLGMRVALRRGWAQPRLLDFLMFGAMLHIAALGWFLLLPMQHLQKLLETLAFPYLFVLTPSTALLALLLNDLQEQRHAKQALARSEAMRRAITRASPDLLFVLDEDGRYLEVVSPEEHLLYRPLTETLGKRMDETLPPAEARRFQDFLLQTLKAGTPQKIEYELDTLGGRHVFEGRSQALDIRVDGKRAVVFVARDITERVKAEQDRRVAAVAFESRQAMLVSDAGTVILRVNQAFVDLMGYSREEMIGRKTSTLRSGRHDAAFYEAMWESVRKTGKWEGEIWDQRKGGDLVPLWTTITAVRDAHGAVTHYVATMNDISERKLQEEEIRSIAFYDPLTALPNRRLLLERLQRALTLARRNGQHGALLFVDVDNFKQINDEHGHHAGDLLLQEIGSRLGRVVRESDTVARIGGDEFVLVLEHLNEDPALARTEARQIAAKALLTMARPYDLEGLVYHASGSIGIAMFNQAEVDLDLLMRQADEAMYQAKHAGKNTVHMHGG
- a CDS encoding VOC family protein; amino-acid sequence: MSNPIGWFEIYVNDMQRAKAFYEGVLGVTLTRLESPDPGSVIEMWAFPMEQNAYGASGTLAKMPGVAAGGNSTLVYFSCTDCAVEAARAVPNGGRLEQGKTSLGPYGFMALLVDTEGNRIGLHSMQ
- a CDS encoding RNA polymerase sigma factor, with protein sequence MHSATHDAIAAVWRIESARIVAVVARMLRDIGQAEEAAQDALVAALEHWPRDGVPDNPGAWLMTTAKHRALDLLRRHKVQDSALEQIGLDLEAREALVVPDFVDALDAARQDEIGDDLLRLIFTACHPVLKPEMRAALTLKLIAGLSTHEIARAFLVSEATLAQRIVRAKRILQEARVPYELPRGDALGERLASVLEVVYLVFNEGYTATAGEDWMRPTLVDEALRLGRMLGELAPQEPEVQGLLALMELQASRVKARTDTEGRPVLLLDQDRTQWDHLLISRGLAALARAEALSAQQGLALGPYALQGAIAACHARAALAADTDWPRIAALYDALAQAAPSPVVELNRAVAVAMAHGPEAGLAIIDTLRTDKALQSYQWLPSVRGDLLARLGRTAEAKAEFEHAATLTHNQRERALLLERALALGGGSASLH
- a CDS encoding VOC family protein, yielding MNQQIYVNLPVRDLERSKAFFAALGYSFNPQFTNEQGACMVISEDIYVMLLTEPFCQTFTNKPLADARKSTEVLICLSCRSREEVDVQVKKAWAAGGTVPRTAVDHGFMYQHGFEDPDGHIWELAYMDMSAFPAATA
- a CDS encoding SRPBCC family protein; translation: MLKTTFFVLVLAIAGLLVFAATRPDTFTLQRSLLIQAPPDKLHALINDMRSFNTWNPYDKKDPAMQGSYSGPAAGPGARYAFKGNKDVGEGSLEITSSAPGQVGMRLDMSAPMQVSNNITFTLQPRGAATEVTWAMQGASPFIAKLMGIFINMDAMIGRDFEAGLASLKTLAERG
- a CDS encoding YciI family protein; amino-acid sequence: MRYMIIVKATPASETGVFPPNMAELMAVMETFHEELARAGVLLDATGLAPTSQGWRIRYEGGKRQVIDGPFAESKELIAGYTLIQVRSREEALEWTRRFPNPVGEGMAAEIEVRRLYEMEDFAAVGR